One Mixta gaviniae genomic window carries:
- a CDS encoding WapI family immunity protein has product MMYFNGYSKLKINVIGYEYENSTDKDDSNWLIVEIFVENGDGGTWSSVNPCLTTMELAELKGWLSTILDKKTTSRELDFMENELRFINEGNGVISVALNYAFHPNWECYDFDNEDEVILKFHLDDGKLKRLIEQVDELIKRYPEKRGH; this is encoded by the coding sequence ATGATGTATTTTAACGGCTATTCTAAGTTAAAGATAAATGTTATCGGATATGAATATGAAAACTCAACGGATAAAGATGACTCTAATTGGTTGATTGTTGAAATTTTTGTTGAAAATGGCGATGGTGGAACTTGGTCTTCAGTGAATCCCTGCTTAACAACAATGGAACTTGCTGAGTTAAAGGGGTGGCTTTCAACTATTCTCGATAAAAAAACGACATCGCGTGAATTGGATTTCATGGAAAATGAATTGCGTTTTATAAATGAGGGTAATGGTGTTATAAGCGTTGCACTTAATTATGCATTTCATCCCAATTGGGAATGCTATGATTTTGACAATGAAGATGAAGTGATTTTAAAATTCCATTTAGATGATGGAAAATTAAAAAGGTTAATAGAGCAAGTTGATGAGTTAATAAAGAGATACCCGGAGAAAAGAGGTCATTGA